In one window of Reinekea forsetii DNA:
- a CDS encoding YecA/YgfB family protein: MTPLDIDQIADWLDSEQRSEDCFDFHGLHGFLTALFLCSEPLSDEWLQSAIDQPLTDLPESEAQAFAQGCSDLYKQIGDELYSDSNLSVTFEPTLDYEESDMEAWCQGFMEVVFERPEAWQHEEEEQLAMLLLPIETASGFFVDEPDFQKLYSQPELLTQMFNDIPELLTDIYLLFHAPS, translated from the coding sequence ATGACTCCTTTAGATATAGATCAGATAGCCGATTGGCTGGATTCTGAGCAGCGCTCAGAAGATTGTTTCGATTTCCACGGCCTGCATGGCTTTTTAACCGCCCTCTTCCTGTGCAGTGAACCGCTTTCAGATGAGTGGTTGCAATCGGCCATCGATCAGCCACTGACTGATTTGCCGGAGAGCGAGGCACAGGCCTTTGCCCAGGGCTGCAGTGATCTCTACAAGCAGATCGGTGATGAGCTCTATTCGGACTCTAACCTCTCGGTCACCTTTGAACCAACCCTGGACTATGAAGAGTCCGATATGGAGGCCTGGTGTCAGGGCTTTATGGAAGTGGTCTTTGAGCGACCCGAAGCTTGGCAACATGAGGAAGAGGAGCAGTTAGCGATGTTGCTACTACCCATTGAGACCGCTTCAGGCTTCTTTGTGGATGAACCGGACTTCCAAAAACTCTACAGCCAGCCTGAGTTATTGACCCAGATGTTCAACGACATCCCTGAGCTGTTAACCGATATCTATCTGCTCTTCCACGCCCCGTCTTAG
- a CDS encoding 3'-5' exonuclease family protein yields the protein MDRLYTPAILDIEASGFGKGSYPIEIGVAAETGEVHSWLVLPQPDWTHWREEAASLHLISREELLSDGVAPTTIANELNALFEGQTLYSDGWGFDSGWLSLLFYVARKTMLFRLDTLPKIMSDDQLAQWDETKAQLRQSNEWVHHRAGIDARLLQLTYKKTAIDEQLRKA from the coding sequence TTGGATCGACTTTACACACCGGCCATCCTGGATATTGAAGCATCGGGTTTTGGCAAGGGCAGCTACCCCATTGAAATTGGTGTTGCCGCGGAGACAGGCGAGGTTCATTCCTGGCTGGTGTTACCGCAACCGGACTGGACCCATTGGCGTGAAGAGGCGGCCAGCCTGCATCTGATTTCCAGGGAAGAATTGCTCTCAGATGGGGTGGCACCGACCACTATCGCGAACGAATTGAACGCGCTCTTTGAAGGCCAAACCCTCTATAGCGACGGCTGGGGATTTGATTCGGGCTGGTTGAGTCTGTTGTTCTATGTCGCCCGAAAAACCATGCTCTTTCGCTTGGACACCCTGCCCAAAATAATGTCCGACGATCAGTTGGCGCAATGGGATGAAACCAAAGCGCAACTGCGCCAGAGCAACGAATGGGTGCATCATCGGGCGGGTATAGATGCGCGTTTACTGCAGTTGACCTACAAAAAAACTGCCATAGATGAGCAACTGCGTAAGGCCTGA
- a CDS encoding S-methyl-5'-thioinosine phosphorylase, with the protein MSGTLAIIGGTGLTELPGLTISAAHDIQTPFGAPSAPVLEGELNGLRVLFIARHGHPHKIPPHQVNYRANLWALQKLYATDVIAVNAVGGISKNMKPGTLISPAQIIDYSFGRESTIFDGEFAPLSHIDFSFPYTETLRAELVRSAAKVDQKVINGGVYGVSQGPRLETAAEIFRMERDGCDIVGMTGMPEACLARELKLNFASLGLVVNSAAGKGASAITLKDIDDHLSAGMQRVRLILSQLVVDFYQS; encoded by the coding sequence ATGTCCGGTACATTGGCGATCATCGGCGGCACAGGTTTAACAGAACTGCCCGGCCTGACCATTTCTGCGGCGCATGACATTCAGACGCCCTTCGGTGCACCCTCAGCGCCGGTATTGGAAGGCGAGCTCAATGGCTTGCGGGTGCTGTTTATCGCGCGCCACGGCCACCCGCACAAAATTCCACCGCACCAAGTGAATTATCGGGCTAACCTATGGGCCTTGCAGAAGCTTTACGCGACCGATGTCATTGCCGTCAATGCGGTTGGTGGGATCTCGAAAAACATGAAACCGGGTACTTTGATTTCCCCGGCGCAGATCATCGACTATAGCTTTGGGCGTGAATCGACCATCTTTGATGGCGAATTTGCCCCGCTATCCCATATCGACTTCAGCTTCCCCTACACCGAGACATTGCGTGCCGAGTTAGTCCGATCGGCAGCCAAGGTCGACCAAAAGGTGATTAATGGCGGCGTCTATGGGGTGTCGCAAGGCCCTCGGCTTGAAACGGCCGCGGAAATCTTCCGTATGGAGCGCGATGGCTGCGATATAGTGGGTATGACCGGCATGCCCGAAGCCTGCTTAGCGCGCGAACTCAAGCTCAACTTTGCGAGCCTGGGCCTAGTCGTCAATTCCGCGGCGGGCAAGGGTGCCAGCGCCATCACGCTCAAGGATATTGACGATCATCTGTCCGCCGGTATGCAGCGGGTGCGGCTTATACTCAGTCAGTTAGTGGTCGATTTCTATCAAAGCTAG
- the mfd gene encoding transcription-repair coupling factor — translation MTYLTFQLPTKTGDIREIANLSGSAIAFALGEIMEQHQQTLLCIVDSPSELEALITDLEAYHQERDWDILTFPDWETLPFDNFSPHEDIISERLRVLNLLASRPKAIVLSTAANTVHRLAPYSAIQGGSFAWRVGQSLNLDQQRRQLEKSGYRASDTVFEHGEFTVRGSLLDVFPMGSKLPVRIELFDDEIESIRWFDPDTQRSAEKVDEIQLLPGREVPMSEAGINMFRQNFRARFDTDFSKNAIYRDVSNGIPSPGIEYYLPLFYEETSTLFDYLPEGTLIASSATLTATFERYWLDIESRYENRRHDVRNPILTPNELFLPKEQLFAHLGHFPRLILARHASADQQGRYNQAILAPENYPIDHRAQEPLSKLECFLQETEHRVLFCAESAGRREALRELLGRIRVRPTDCDSISAFLGDSAIQIGVSIAPISSGLTLIDPKITLISEAQLFGEYVSQRRRRKKTLTDNNEQIIKSLTELHPGTPVVHLDHGIGRYRGLETLEMDGQVQEFLTLEYAQAAKLYVPVASLHLISRYSGADADFAPLHRLGNDHWVKTKRKAAEKIRDTAVELLEIYARRAAQSGFGFTLDDIEYQQFSAGFGFEETDDQASVIEMVLQDMKQARPMDRLVCGDVGFGKTEVAMRAAFVAANNGKQVAILVPTTLLAQQHFESFQDRFADWPFRIEVLSRFNSAKQTKLVIDGLADGKVDIVIGTHKLLQKSIKLKQLGLLIIDEEHRFGVTQKETIKALRANVDILALTATPIPRSMNMSMSGVRDLSIIATPPARRLSVKTFVREKDDALVKEAILREILRGGQVYMLHNEVSTINKMAQYLQELVPEARIVAAHGQMPERQLERIMSDFYHKRFNVLLCTTIIETGIDVPSANTIIIERADKFGLAQLHQLRGRVGRSHHQAYAYLLTPPWKALKRDAQKRLEAIAESQHLGAGFTLATHDLEIRGAGELLGEEQSGHIEGIGFSLYLELLNKAVTALKKGEHLSLDDIDKQGPEVNLRIPALIPEAYIFDINSRLSMYKRIASVKNTADMRELQVEMIDRFGLLPDQVKNLCQQTVLRISLETLGIDRVDMNNRFGTIDFGRKTVVDPIKIVQLVQAEPHRYGLAKGTQLKFTIETETADQRFATIEQILAKITQ, via the coding sequence ATGACTTACTTAACATTTCAGTTACCGACCAAAACTGGCGATATTCGCGAAATTGCTAATCTCAGTGGCAGCGCCATTGCTTTCGCACTCGGGGAGATCATGGAACAACACCAACAGACGCTGTTGTGTATTGTCGACTCCCCATCCGAGCTCGAGGCCCTGATTACGGATCTGGAGGCCTATCATCAGGAGCGCGACTGGGACATCTTGACCTTTCCCGACTGGGAAACCCTGCCCTTTGACAACTTCTCGCCCCATGAAGACATTATCTCGGAGCGCTTGCGGGTCTTAAACCTACTGGCCAGTCGACCCAAAGCTATCGTTTTGTCGACCGCAGCTAATACCGTGCACCGCCTGGCGCCCTACTCGGCGATTCAAGGCGGCAGTTTTGCTTGGCGTGTCGGCCAGTCGCTCAATTTGGACCAACAGCGTCGTCAGCTCGAAAAGTCCGGGTATCGTGCCTCTGATACCGTTTTTGAGCACGGCGAGTTCACTGTGCGGGGCTCCTTGCTGGACGTTTTCCCGATGGGTTCCAAATTGCCGGTCCGAATCGAATTGTTTGATGATGAAATAGAGTCGATTCGCTGGTTTGACCCAGACACCCAGCGCAGCGCCGAAAAGGTCGATGAGATCCAGTTATTGCCGGGCCGTGAGGTGCCGATGAGCGAGGCCGGGATCAATATGTTTCGGCAGAATTTTCGCGCCCGATTCGATACCGACTTCAGCAAGAATGCCATCTACCGAGATGTCAGCAATGGCATCCCAAGTCCCGGCATCGAATATTACCTGCCATTATTTTACGAAGAAACCTCAACCCTGTTCGATTACCTGCCCGAGGGCACGCTGATCGCCAGCTCCGCAACCCTGACCGCGACCTTTGAACGGTATTGGCTCGACATCGAAAGCCGCTATGAAAACCGTCGGCACGATGTTCGCAACCCCATCCTGACACCAAACGAACTGTTTTTACCGAAAGAACAGTTGTTTGCCCATCTGGGGCACTTTCCACGCCTAATCTTGGCTCGCCATGCCTCAGCAGACCAGCAAGGCCGCTACAATCAAGCCATTTTGGCACCGGAAAACTATCCGATCGACCATCGCGCGCAAGAGCCCCTGAGTAAACTCGAGTGTTTCTTGCAAGAAACCGAACATCGTGTGCTGTTTTGTGCCGAATCGGCCGGCCGGCGCGAGGCCTTGCGCGAGTTGCTCGGCCGCATTCGGGTGCGACCTACCGATTGCGATTCCATTAGTGCCTTTCTCGGCGATAGCGCCATCCAAATCGGTGTTAGCATTGCGCCGATATCCAGTGGCCTGACTCTGATTGACCCCAAGATCACCCTGATCAGCGAAGCACAGCTGTTTGGCGAGTATGTCTCGCAGCGGCGGCGACGCAAGAAGACGCTAACAGATAACAATGAACAGATCATCAAGAGCCTAACCGAGCTACATCCGGGTACCCCAGTGGTGCATTTGGATCACGGTATCGGCCGCTATCGAGGACTTGAAACGCTGGAAATGGACGGCCAAGTTCAGGAGTTCCTGACCCTGGAATATGCCCAAGCCGCCAAGCTCTATGTGCCAGTCGCCAGCTTGCATCTGATCAGCCGTTATTCCGGTGCCGATGCCGATTTTGCACCGCTGCACCGGCTCGGTAATGACCATTGGGTCAAGACAAAGCGCAAGGCGGCCGAGAAGATCCGTGACACCGCCGTTGAGCTGCTCGAAATATACGCCCGCCGGGCGGCCCAAAGCGGTTTTGGCTTCACTCTCGATGATATCGAGTATCAACAGTTTTCCGCCGGTTTTGGCTTTGAAGAAACCGACGATCAGGCCTCGGTCATCGAAATGGTCCTGCAAGATATGAAACAGGCTCGACCCATGGACCGGTTGGTGTGTGGCGATGTCGGCTTCGGTAAAACCGAAGTAGCCATGCGCGCGGCCTTTGTCGCCGCCAACAATGGTAAACAGGTCGCCATCCTGGTACCGACCACCCTACTGGCGCAACAGCATTTTGAAAGTTTCCAGGATCGCTTTGCCGACTGGCCTTTCCGCATAGAGGTTCTAAGCCGATTCAACAGCGCTAAGCAAACCAAATTGGTTATCGACGGCCTGGCCGACGGTAAGGTCGATATCGTCATCGGCACTCACAAGCTGCTGCAAAAATCGATCAAACTGAAGCAACTGGGCCTATTGATTATCGATGAAGAGCATCGCTTCGGAGTCACCCAAAAGGAAACCATTAAGGCGCTGCGTGCAAATGTCGATATATTGGCCCTAACAGCCACGCCGATACCGCGGTCAATGAATATGTCGATGTCCGGAGTGCGCGATCTGAGTATTATCGCCACGCCACCGGCGCGCCGGCTGTCGGTAAAAACCTTCGTGCGCGAAAAGGACGATGCCCTGGTTAAAGAAGCAATTTTGCGCGAGATCTTGCGCGGCGGGCAAGTCTATATGCTGCACAATGAGGTCAGCACCATCAATAAGATGGCGCAGTACCTACAAGAACTGGTGCCCGAGGCGCGCATCGTGGCCGCACACGGCCAGATGCCGGAACGGCAGCTGGAACGCATCATGAGCGACTTCTATCATAAACGGTTCAATGTCCTGCTCTGCACGACTATTATCGAAACGGGCATCGACGTACCCAGTGCCAATACCATCATCATCGAACGCGCCGACAAGTTTGGCTTGGCCCAACTGCATCAGTTGCGCGGCCGGGTCGGCCGGTCGCATCATCAGGCCTATGCTTATTTGCTAACGCCACCTTGGAAAGCCCTAAAGCGCGACGCCCAAAAACGGCTCGAAGCGATTGCTGAATCGCAACATCTCGGTGCTGGCTTTACGCTCGCCACCCACGATCTGGAAATCCGCGGCGCCGGGGAATTGCTCGGCGAAGAACAGAGTGGCCACATCGAGGGCATCGGTTTCTCGCTCTATCTGGAGCTGCTCAACAAGGCGGTTACCGCGCTTAAAAAAGGCGAGCATCTGTCTCTGGACGACATCGACAAACAGGGGCCGGAGGTCAACTTACGCATCCCGGCACTCATCCCAGAGGCTTATATCTTCGATATCAATTCTCGACTGTCGATGTATAAACGCATCGCCAGCGTTAAAAACACCGCCGACATGCGCGAGCTACAGGTCGAAATGATCGATCGCTTTGGCTTGTTGCCCGACCAAGTTAAAAACCTCTGCCAACAGACGGTGCTGCGCATTTCATTGGAAACCTTGGGCATTGATCGGGTGGATATGAATAACCGCTTCGGCACGATCGACTTTGGTCGCAAAACCGTCGTCGACCCGATTAAGATCGTGCAATTGGTCCAGGCCGAACCCCATCGTTATGGCCTGGCCAAGGGTACCCAATTGAAATTTACAATCGAAACCGAGACAGCCGATCAGCGATTTGCCACTATAGAGCAGATTCTGGCTAAAATTACCCAATGA
- a CDS encoding CsiV family protein, with product MKLPLSIALFLLFTLPFSYAEDSTASAEPERWFQVEVLIFKNPPIDTDNPELWPVFADIQQPSAFIELEVLSDVPTDSVDEIDLIEDTPADAIIDLNEPVAVERLASFMALTEAEQQLLGARNKIARDSRYEILFHQAWNQPVPGRDQVIPIRIDGGERFGRQFELQGYITLYVERYLHLSTDLHLIDYIESTDPFNLVESSDGSGPVINSLAGIPLVSADLLPNGQAGNESGQFFISVRDVQLSENRRMRSKEIHYLDNPEFGLLILITPIKIQ from the coding sequence ATGAAGCTTCCCCTTAGTATTGCCCTGTTCTTACTGTTTACGCTCCCCTTTAGTTATGCTGAAGACAGCACCGCAAGCGCTGAGCCGGAGCGTTGGTTTCAAGTGGAGGTCTTGATCTTCAAGAATCCGCCAATCGATACCGACAATCCTGAATTGTGGCCCGTTTTTGCAGATATTCAGCAGCCATCCGCCTTTATTGAACTGGAAGTCTTGTCCGACGTGCCCACCGACAGCGTCGACGAGATCGATCTGATCGAGGACACCCCCGCCGACGCGATTATTGACCTGAACGAGCCGGTTGCGGTTGAGCGCTTGGCTTCGTTTATGGCCCTGACGGAGGCCGAACAGCAATTGCTTGGCGCGCGTAACAAAATTGCGCGCGATTCGCGCTATGAGATTCTCTTTCATCAAGCTTGGAATCAACCGGTACCCGGTCGCGACCAGGTCATTCCGATCCGTATTGATGGCGGTGAACGCTTTGGCCGTCAATTTGAGTTACAAGGCTATATCACCCTCTATGTTGAGCGCTACCTGCACCTGAGTACCGATCTACACCTGATCGATTACATAGAAAGCACCGATCCGTTCAATCTGGTCGAAAGCAGCGACGGCAGCGGACCAGTGATCAATAGCCTGGCCGGAATACCCCTGGTCAGTGCGGACCTACTGCCCAATGGCCAGGCCGGTAATGAGTCCGGTCAATTTTTCATCTCCGTACGAGATGTTCAACTGAGCGAGAACCGCCGCATGCGCAGCAAGGAAATCCATTATTTAGACAACCCCGAGTTTGGCCTATTGATCCTGATCACCCCGATTAAAATCCAGTAA
- a CDS encoding Na(+)-translocating NADH-quinone reductase subunit A — MITIKKGLNLPISGAPRQEISEGRSVRSVALVGYDYHGMKPTMLVREGDSVKKGQAVFSDKKNPGVLFTAPASGVVAKINRGARRVFQSIVIDVQGDEQVSFKQYSAAELVALPVADLVGQLVESGLWTAFRTRPYSKAPAIDAQPSAIFVQAMDTNPLAVDPVVVIAEQSEAFALGLTLLTKLTAGKVWLCKAAGAKIPSAEGVTVEEFSGVHPAGNPGTHIHFLAPVSVKRTVWTIGYQDVIAIAKLFSTGQLDTSRVIAIAGPQVKEPRLIRTLLGASLAELAQDELKPGENRLISGSVFGGHAGLSVTEFLGRYHTQLSVLENDYSRPMVHFLRLGTHMYSVKNTYVSSLFKNKLFDFTTSTNGSERSMLPIGQYEKIMPLDILPTQLLRALVCGDLESAEQLGVLELDEDDLALCTYVCAGKYEYGPILRDTLTKIELEG; from the coding sequence ATGATAACCATCAAAAAAGGACTCAACCTACCGATCTCCGGCGCACCGCGCCAGGAAATCTCGGAAGGTCGTTCAGTGCGTTCCGTGGCCCTAGTCGGCTATGACTATCATGGCATGAAGCCAACGATGTTGGTCCGTGAAGGCGATTCGGTTAAGAAAGGCCAAGCCGTTTTTTCTGATAAGAAAAATCCCGGGGTGCTTTTTACCGCACCCGCTTCGGGCGTCGTTGCGAAAATAAACCGGGGTGCCCGTCGGGTGTTCCAGTCAATCGTGATCGATGTTCAGGGTGACGAGCAGGTTAGCTTCAAACAATACAGCGCTGCTGAGCTGGTGGCTTTGCCGGTCGCTGATCTGGTGGGTCAATTGGTTGAATCCGGTCTGTGGACCGCCTTTCGTACCCGTCCTTATTCCAAGGCCCCGGCAATAGACGCGCAACCGTCGGCGATCTTTGTGCAGGCGATGGATACCAATCCCTTAGCCGTTGATCCGGTCGTGGTCATCGCGGAGCAGAGCGAAGCGTTCGCGCTTGGTTTGACGCTGCTGACGAAGCTAACAGCGGGCAAGGTTTGGCTCTGTAAGGCCGCCGGTGCCAAGATACCTAGCGCTGAGGGTGTCACCGTTGAAGAGTTTAGCGGCGTTCACCCAGCCGGAAATCCCGGCACTCATATCCATTTTCTGGCACCGGTGTCGGTCAAAAGAACGGTTTGGACCATTGGTTATCAAGATGTGATCGCTATCGCCAAACTGTTCTCAACCGGACAACTCGATACCAGTCGAGTGATTGCCATCGCCGGTCCCCAGGTAAAAGAACCTCGCCTGATTCGGACCCTGCTCGGCGCTTCCCTGGCGGAATTAGCTCAAGACGAACTCAAGCCCGGCGAAAACCGCCTGATTTCCGGTTCTGTCTTCGGCGGTCACGCCGGCTTGTCGGTCACCGAGTTCCTCGGTCGTTACCACACTCAGCTGAGTGTCTTGGAAAATGACTATTCTCGTCCGATGGTCCATTTCTTGCGGCTTGGTACCCATATGTATTCGGTCAAGAATACCTATGTGTCGAGTTTGTTCAAAAACAAACTCTTCGATTTCACCACGTCGACCAACGGTTCCGAGCGCAGTATGTTGCCGATTGGTCAGTATGAGAAAATCATGCCGTTGGACATTTTACCGACTCAATTGTTGCGCGCCTTAGTTTGCGGCGACCTGGAGTCGGCCGAGCAATTGGGCGTTTTAGAATTGGATGAAGACGATCTGGCTCTGTGTACGTATGTATGCGCAGGCAAATACGAATACGGTCCAATCCTTCGGGATACCTTGACTAAAATAGAGCTGGAGGGTTAA
- a CDS encoding BolA family protein: MSIQNQIEQKLAAFAPTFVTVENESHKHSVPANSETHFKVVLVSEQFASIRRVARHQQVYQALSAELAGPVHALALHLYTATEWAGQAPASPDCLGGGR, from the coding sequence ATGTCTATTCAAAACCAAATCGAACAAAAACTAGCCGCCTTCGCACCGACCTTTGTCACCGTGGAAAATGAGAGTCACAAACACTCGGTACCAGCCAACAGCGAAACCCATTTCAAGGTGGTGCTGGTCAGCGAGCAATTCGCATCAATCCGCCGGGTTGCGCGCCATCAACAGGTCTACCAGGCGCTCAGTGCTGAATTGGCAGGGCCAGTGCATGCCCTGGCCCTGCATCTCTATACGGCCACCGAGTGGGCCGGACAAGCGCCGGCATCACCCGATTGTCTGGGTGGCGGACGCTAA